The following proteins are co-located in the Toxotes jaculatrix isolate fToxJac2 chromosome 9, fToxJac2.pri, whole genome shotgun sequence genome:
- the sgsm2 gene encoding small G protein signaling modulator 2 isoform X2 → MEGSTEEEYKEKLLWNVKREVKQIMEEAVTKKFVHEDSSHIIALCTAIEACLGHLLKRRAAGFLRSDKIAALFTKVGKVYDIAGEICRKVQEQLQLQADLTRRTQSTGHEPLRRQGSSTTSRPPQPLSAQAIKHIWVRTALFEKVLDKIVQYIVDNSSKYYEREALMHDSVFGPILAALLVGPCALEYTKLKTSDHLWTDPSANELVQRHRIHGAHRSQDTTAGRRPALGIRKRQSSGSMSEDRFAASAREYVESLHQNSRTHLLYGKNNVMVQPKKDMEVLRGYLSLHQAGDNLTLKWTPNQLINGTLGDCDLEKSIYWDYALTVPLRQIVCIHCHQRPDCGGTLVLVSQDGIQRPPLHFPPGGHLLAFLSCLETGLLPRGQLEPPLWSQKGKGKVFPKLRKRSSAARLIDQDKNGEEQTAADYVFRIVYPGYRYDANHGEMMEMQGFGGSPSSWQQAEVTAHESLCQSCSTAGSIASFDYPAGCTCIHDPSDIHTIPLKMLCQNMKRQIVSRAFYGWLAYCRHLSTVRTHLSALVNHNIVPPDRPCEASGGLSKEVWSKYQKDCKNYKELELLRLVYYGGVQHDIRKEVWPFLLGHYKFGMGKKDMSQTDAKISERYQQVMREWKACEVIVKQREKEMQSAIFAKLSSGSSIDSHVLRLVHRDSTLSNEVFMSVDEPDAGSQETPSGEDSTPTMTTLVPPAALPPEERPLVEFDSPDSGLPSSRNYSVTSAHSQILSSIDDGQSTEEEGGGGEEGRTPGVLGGCQDSLTEDRLCSQLDKLVTNGAPAEGMSPSLSSYTIELLDTVALNLHRIDKDVQRCDRNYYYFTTGNLEKLRNIMCSYVWEHLEMGYVQGMCDLLAPLMVILDDECLAYSCFTQLMKRMSQNFPNGGAMDTHFANMRSLIQILDSELFELMQQNGDYTHFYFCYRWFLLDFKRELLYEDVFAVWEVIWVAPRISSQHFVLFLALALVTVYREIIMDNNMDFTDIIKFFNEMAERHDVHHILKIARELVHKVQSLMDNK, encoded by the exons GAGAACTCAGAGCACGGGACATGAACCTCTGAGGAGACAGGGCTCTTCCACCACCAGCCGCCCCCCTCAGCCCCTCTCTGCCCAGGCCATCAAACACATCTGGGTCCGAACAGCCCTCTTTGAGAAAGTTCTGGACAAGATAGTGCAGTACATCGTGGACAACTCCAG TAAATACTACGAGAGAGAAGCTCTGATGCATGACTCAGTGTTCGGACCCATCTTGGCAGCCCTACTGG TGGGGCCCTGTGCTCTGGAGTACACCAAGCTGAAGACATCAGATCATTTATGGACCGACCCCTCAGCCAATGAGCTAGTTCAGCGCCACCGTATTCACGGGGCCCACCGGAGTCAGGACACCACGGCCGGCCGCCGGCCTGCTCTGGGG ATCCGGAAGAGGCAGTCTAGTGGCAGCATGTCAGAGGACAGGTTTGCTGCATCAGCGAGGGAGTATGTGGAGTCTCTTCACCAAAACTCCAGAACACACCTGCTCTACGGCAAAAACAACGTCATGGTGCAACCG AAGAAGGACATGGAGGTGTTGCGGGGCTATTTGTCGCTCCACCAGGCTGGGGATAACCTCACCCTGAAGTGGACCCCCAACCAGCTCATCAATGGCACACTGGGAGACTGCGACCTGGAGAAGAG taTCTACTGGGACTATGCACTGACTGTTCCTCTGCGGCAGATCGTCTGTATCCACTGTCATCAACGCC CTGATTGCGGTGGTACGCTAGTTCTGGTGAGTCAGGATGGGATCCAGCGGCCGCCCCTCCACTTCCCCCCTGGTGGTCACCTCCTGGCCTTCCTCTCCTGCTTGGAAACAGGCCTCTTACCACGGGGTCAGCTGGAGCCCCCCCTCTGGTCCCAGAAAGGCAAG GGAAAAGTGTTCCCTAAACTACGGAAGAGGAGCAGTGCTGCCCGGCTCATCGACCAGGACAAGAACGGTGAGgagcagacagctgctgactACGTGTTTCGCATTGTCTACCCAGGATACCGCTACGATGCCA ACCACGGGGAAATGATGGAGATGCAGGGTTTTGGAGGAAGCCCGTCGTCATGGCAACAAGCCGAAGTAACCGCTCACGAGTCCCTGTGCCAGTCCTGCTCCACAGCTGGTAGCATCGCGTCGTTTGACTACCCAGCCGGCTGTACCTGCATACACGACCCTTCAGACATTCACAC tATTCCTCTGAAGATGCTCTGCCAGAACATGAAGAGGCAGATAGTCTCCAGAGCCTTTTATGGAT GGCTGGCCTACTGTCGACACCTGTCCACCGTGCGGACTCACCTGTCAGCTCTGGTCAACCACAATATCGTTCCTCCAGACAGACCTTGCGAGGCGTCCGGGGGCCTCAGCAAAGAGGTGTGGAGCAAGTACCAGAAAGACTGCAAG aaCTATaaggagctggagctgctgaggCTGGTTTATTACGGCGGCGTACAGCACGACATCAGGAAGGAGGTCTGGCCTTTCCTGCTGGGACACTACAAATTCGGCATGGGCAAAAAGGACATGAGCCAG aCTGATGCAAAGATCAGTGAGCGCTACCAGCAGGTGATGAGGGAGTGGAAGGCCTGTGAGGTCATTGTCaagcagagggaaaaggagatGCAGTCGGCCATCTTTGCCAAGCTCTCCTCAGGCAGCAGCATTGACAGCCACGTCCTGCGACTCGTTCACAGAGACTCCACGCTCAGCAACGAG GTGTTTATGTCGGTGGACGAGCCGGACGCAGGCAGCCAGGAGACCCCCAGTGGAGAGGACAGCACTCCCACCATGACCACCTTGGTCCCTCCTGCCGCCCTCCCCCCGGAGGAGCGTCCTCTGGTGGAGTTTGACTCCCCCGACTCGGGTCTCCCTTCCTCCAGAAACTACTCAGTGACCTCTGCTCATTCCCAGATCCTGTCAAGCATAGACGACGGTCAGAGCacggaggaggaaggggggggcgGGGAGGAGGGCAGGACCCCGGGTGTGCTGGGGGGTTGTCAGGACTCTCTGACCGAGGACAGGCTGTGCAGTCAGCTGGACAAACTGGTGACCAATGGTGCGCCTGCTGAGGGGATGTCACCATCACTATCCTCATACACG ATCGAGCTGTTAGACACAGTCGCCCTGAACCTCCACAGGATAGACAAAGACGTGCAACGCTGCGACCGAAACTATTACTACTTCACCACGGGCAACCTGGAGAAGCTACGCAACATCATGTGCAG TTATGTGTGGGAGCATTTAGAGATGGGCTACGTTCAGGGCATGTGCGACCTGCTCGCTCCGCTCATGGTCATCCTGGATGATG agtgccTTGCGTACAGCTGTTTCACTCAGCTAATGAAGAGGATGAGTCAGAACTTCCCTAATGGCGGAGCCATGGACACACACTTTGCCAACATGAGGTCACTGATCCAG ATCCTGGACTCTGAGCTGTTTgaactgatgcagcagaacGGAGATTACACCCACTTCTACTTCTGTTACCGCTGGTTCCTGCTGGACTTCAAGAGAG agCTCCTGTACGAAGATGTGTTCGCGGTGTGGGAGGTGATCTGGGTGGCTCCCAGGATTTCCTCACAGCACTTTGTCCTCTTCCTGGCCTTGGCCCTTGTCACAGTTTACCGCGAGATCATCATGGACAACAACATGGACTTCACTGACATCATCAAGTTCTTCaacg AAATGGCCGAGCGTCACGACGTCCATCACATCCTGAAGATAGCACGCGAGCTGGTCCACAAAGTCCAGTCCCTGATGGACAACAAGTGA
- the sgsm2 gene encoding small G protein signaling modulator 2 isoform X1 codes for MEGSTEEEYKEKLLWNVKREVKQIMEEAVTKKFVHEDSSHIIALCTAIEACLGHLLKRRAAGFLRSDKIAALFTKVGKVYDIAGEICRKVQEQLQLQADLTRRTQSTGHEPLRRQGSSTTSRPPQPLSAQAIKHIWVRTALFEKVLDKIVQYIVDNSSKYYEREALMHDSVFGPILAALLVGPCALEYTKLKTSDHLWTDPSANELVQRHRIHGAHRSQDTTAGRRPALGIRKRQSSGSMSEDRFAASAREYVESLHQNSRTHLLYGKNNVMVQPKKDMEVLRGYLSLHQAGDNLTLKWTPNQLINGTLGDCDLEKSIYWDYALTVPLRQIVCIHCHQRPDCGGTLVLVSQDGIQRPPLHFPPGGHLLAFLSCLETGLLPRGQLEPPLWSQKGKGKVFPKLRKRSSAARLIDQDKNGEEQTAADYVFRIVYPGYRYDAITINYHHTTGSRAPSLDDDEEEEDRLHAMISMICSRNLTDPNVMKDHGEMMEMQGFGGSPSSWQQAEVTAHESLCQSCSTAGSIASFDYPAGCTCIHDPSDIHTIPLKMLCQNMKRQIVSRAFYGWLAYCRHLSTVRTHLSALVNHNIVPPDRPCEASGGLSKEVWSKYQKDCKNYKELELLRLVYYGGVQHDIRKEVWPFLLGHYKFGMGKKDMSQTDAKISERYQQVMREWKACEVIVKQREKEMQSAIFAKLSSGSSIDSHVLRLVHRDSTLSNEVFMSVDEPDAGSQETPSGEDSTPTMTTLVPPAALPPEERPLVEFDSPDSGLPSSRNYSVTSAHSQILSSIDDGQSTEEEGGGGEEGRTPGVLGGCQDSLTEDRLCSQLDKLVTNGAPAEGMSPSLSSYTIELLDTVALNLHRIDKDVQRCDRNYYYFTTGNLEKLRNIMCSYVWEHLEMGYVQGMCDLLAPLMVILDDECLAYSCFTQLMKRMSQNFPNGGAMDTHFANMRSLIQILDSELFELMQQNGDYTHFYFCYRWFLLDFKRELLYEDVFAVWEVIWVAPRISSQHFVLFLALALVTVYREIIMDNNMDFTDIIKFFNEMAERHDVHHILKIARELVHKVQSLMDNK; via the exons GAGAACTCAGAGCACGGGACATGAACCTCTGAGGAGACAGGGCTCTTCCACCACCAGCCGCCCCCCTCAGCCCCTCTCTGCCCAGGCCATCAAACACATCTGGGTCCGAACAGCCCTCTTTGAGAAAGTTCTGGACAAGATAGTGCAGTACATCGTGGACAACTCCAG TAAATACTACGAGAGAGAAGCTCTGATGCATGACTCAGTGTTCGGACCCATCTTGGCAGCCCTACTGG TGGGGCCCTGTGCTCTGGAGTACACCAAGCTGAAGACATCAGATCATTTATGGACCGACCCCTCAGCCAATGAGCTAGTTCAGCGCCACCGTATTCACGGGGCCCACCGGAGTCAGGACACCACGGCCGGCCGCCGGCCTGCTCTGGGG ATCCGGAAGAGGCAGTCTAGTGGCAGCATGTCAGAGGACAGGTTTGCTGCATCAGCGAGGGAGTATGTGGAGTCTCTTCACCAAAACTCCAGAACACACCTGCTCTACGGCAAAAACAACGTCATGGTGCAACCG AAGAAGGACATGGAGGTGTTGCGGGGCTATTTGTCGCTCCACCAGGCTGGGGATAACCTCACCCTGAAGTGGACCCCCAACCAGCTCATCAATGGCACACTGGGAGACTGCGACCTGGAGAAGAG taTCTACTGGGACTATGCACTGACTGTTCCTCTGCGGCAGATCGTCTGTATCCACTGTCATCAACGCC CTGATTGCGGTGGTACGCTAGTTCTGGTGAGTCAGGATGGGATCCAGCGGCCGCCCCTCCACTTCCCCCCTGGTGGTCACCTCCTGGCCTTCCTCTCCTGCTTGGAAACAGGCCTCTTACCACGGGGTCAGCTGGAGCCCCCCCTCTGGTCCCAGAAAGGCAAG GGAAAAGTGTTCCCTAAACTACGGAAGAGGAGCAGTGCTGCCCGGCTCATCGACCAGGACAAGAACGGTGAGgagcagacagctgctgactACGTGTTTCGCATTGTCTACCCAGGATACCGCTACGATGCCA TCACTATAAACTACCACCACACCACGGGCAGCCGCGCTCCGTCGCTGGACGATgacgaggaagaggaagatAGGCTCCATGCTATGATCTCAATGATCTGCTCGCGGAACCTCACAGACCCTAATGTCATGAAAG ACCACGGGGAAATGATGGAGATGCAGGGTTTTGGAGGAAGCCCGTCGTCATGGCAACAAGCCGAAGTAACCGCTCACGAGTCCCTGTGCCAGTCCTGCTCCACAGCTGGTAGCATCGCGTCGTTTGACTACCCAGCCGGCTGTACCTGCATACACGACCCTTCAGACATTCACAC tATTCCTCTGAAGATGCTCTGCCAGAACATGAAGAGGCAGATAGTCTCCAGAGCCTTTTATGGAT GGCTGGCCTACTGTCGACACCTGTCCACCGTGCGGACTCACCTGTCAGCTCTGGTCAACCACAATATCGTTCCTCCAGACAGACCTTGCGAGGCGTCCGGGGGCCTCAGCAAAGAGGTGTGGAGCAAGTACCAGAAAGACTGCAAG aaCTATaaggagctggagctgctgaggCTGGTTTATTACGGCGGCGTACAGCACGACATCAGGAAGGAGGTCTGGCCTTTCCTGCTGGGACACTACAAATTCGGCATGGGCAAAAAGGACATGAGCCAG aCTGATGCAAAGATCAGTGAGCGCTACCAGCAGGTGATGAGGGAGTGGAAGGCCTGTGAGGTCATTGTCaagcagagggaaaaggagatGCAGTCGGCCATCTTTGCCAAGCTCTCCTCAGGCAGCAGCATTGACAGCCACGTCCTGCGACTCGTTCACAGAGACTCCACGCTCAGCAACGAG GTGTTTATGTCGGTGGACGAGCCGGACGCAGGCAGCCAGGAGACCCCCAGTGGAGAGGACAGCACTCCCACCATGACCACCTTGGTCCCTCCTGCCGCCCTCCCCCCGGAGGAGCGTCCTCTGGTGGAGTTTGACTCCCCCGACTCGGGTCTCCCTTCCTCCAGAAACTACTCAGTGACCTCTGCTCATTCCCAGATCCTGTCAAGCATAGACGACGGTCAGAGCacggaggaggaaggggggggcgGGGAGGAGGGCAGGACCCCGGGTGTGCTGGGGGGTTGTCAGGACTCTCTGACCGAGGACAGGCTGTGCAGTCAGCTGGACAAACTGGTGACCAATGGTGCGCCTGCTGAGGGGATGTCACCATCACTATCCTCATACACG ATCGAGCTGTTAGACACAGTCGCCCTGAACCTCCACAGGATAGACAAAGACGTGCAACGCTGCGACCGAAACTATTACTACTTCACCACGGGCAACCTGGAGAAGCTACGCAACATCATGTGCAG TTATGTGTGGGAGCATTTAGAGATGGGCTACGTTCAGGGCATGTGCGACCTGCTCGCTCCGCTCATGGTCATCCTGGATGATG agtgccTTGCGTACAGCTGTTTCACTCAGCTAATGAAGAGGATGAGTCAGAACTTCCCTAATGGCGGAGCCATGGACACACACTTTGCCAACATGAGGTCACTGATCCAG ATCCTGGACTCTGAGCTGTTTgaactgatgcagcagaacGGAGATTACACCCACTTCTACTTCTGTTACCGCTGGTTCCTGCTGGACTTCAAGAGAG agCTCCTGTACGAAGATGTGTTCGCGGTGTGGGAGGTGATCTGGGTGGCTCCCAGGATTTCCTCACAGCACTTTGTCCTCTTCCTGGCCTTGGCCCTTGTCACAGTTTACCGCGAGATCATCATGGACAACAACATGGACTTCACTGACATCATCAAGTTCTTCaacg AAATGGCCGAGCGTCACGACGTCCATCACATCCTGAAGATAGCACGCGAGCTGGTCCACAAAGTCCAGTCCCTGATGGACAACAAGTGA